TTCAGGAGCATAAATTAATCCCTCCTCCAGATACTGTCAAGTAGCGTCTATGGTTTTTCATCATTTATAGCCTCCTTAAAGCTTTAGGTATTAAACTTATGTTAGACCTCTTTACATGTCAACATAAAATAAGCCGAAATCCCTTGACAGGATTTTGGGCACAGTATAAATTTATTAGTAAGTAATTCTTTACTAAGGAGGTGTAGCCATGGGTATAGGGTGGCTGGAAGTAGTGGTTGCAACCCTTCTTATCTCTCTTGTTATCAGCCTTGTCCTTGCGAGGGGACGCCATTGGCTTGAACCGGGCTTCTGGAAGGTGGCGGCGGTCATAACAAGCTCCGTTATGGCTATTACGCTGGTGCTTCTGACCTTTCACACAGTTCAGGCTATAAGCATGGGAAGCAAGCGAGTTCCTGGACCAGAGGTTATAAACAAGGAGATAGGCTATGTTTACAATGCGGACAGAAGAGCAATGGAACCCATCGTAGGAAAGGAAGTGGGTCTTTTTGGAAAGGTATGGAGCCCAAAGGAGGCAGAAGAGCTTATAACAAAGGGAAAGCTGGTTATCCAGAGCAGAAACTGCATGGATTGCCACACACTTCTTGGAAATGGGGCTTACTATGCACCGGACCTTACGAAAGCCTGGCTTGACCCAAAATGGGAAAAGCAGATAATGCCCATGGTGGGGGCAAACTCAAGGGAAGAAGCCATGAAGGTATGGCTCATGAATCCCGATAAGTATCCAACATGGGTAAGAAGGATGCCAAACCTCAGGCTTACAGAAGAGGAGGCAAGGGCTGTTGTGGCATACCTTAAATGGATGTCTGCCATAGACACCAACGGCTTTCCTGCAAACTTTCCTGAAGTTCAGGTATCAAAGCAGTAAGGAGGTGTAGCCATGGAAAGGCTGTATGAATCACAGAAGTTAGCCCTCTGGTATTTCTGGACAGCCATAATACTTTTTGGCGCCCAGCTTCTCTTTGGTCTTCTAGCTGCCATACAGTTCATTAACCCAGACTTTCTCTACGGGACCCTCAACTTTATGACCAACAGGATGCTTCACATAAACGCAATGGTCGTGTGGCTACTTATGGGCTTCATAGCAGGCATATACTGGTTTTTACCCCTTGAGACAGGAAGGGAAGTTGTAGGAATAAAGCTGGGCAAGCTTGCCTACTTTGCCTTTGTAGGCGCGGTAGCTGTCGTTGTCCTTGTGTATCTTCTCAAACAGTATGGTTCTGGTGATTTCTTTACCATGTGGTTCATAACTGAGGGAAGGGAATACATAGAAGCACCAAGGTGGGCAGACATTGGTATAGTGGCTGTAGCCCTCATAGTTGCCTTCAATGTAGTAGGCACTGCAGTTGCTGCGAGAAGATTGACGGGAATACTGGGTGTTCTAATGGTAGACCTTGCCTTTCTCTTTGGTCTTTACCTTGCTGGTATGTTCTTTACGCCAAACATATCTGTTGACCAGTTCTGGTGGTGGTGGGTTGTTCACCTCTGGGTTGAGGCAACCTGGGAAGTCCTCGTAGGCGTTCTTATGGGATGGCTTCTGATGCACCTTCTGGGAACTCCAAGGAAGATAATAGAGGCGTGGCTATATGTGGAGGTAATGCTTGTCTTTGGAACAGGAATACTGGGACTCGGACACCACTACTACTGGATAGGAACGCCAGAATACTGGCTTGGAATTGGGGGCTTTTTCTCATCCCTTGAGCCTCTACCACTCGTTGCCATGGTTATACATGCGGTTTACGACGCCGGTGTTCACAAGTTGAAAACTGTAAACAGACCTGCACTCTTCTGGGCTTTCGCTCAGGCTTTTGGAAATCTCTTTGGTGCGGGCGTGTGGGGCTTTATGCATACCCTGCCCCAGATAAACCTCTTCAGCCACGGCACTCAGCTTGCTGCGGCGCACGGACACCTCGCCTTCTTCGGGGCTTATGTATCTGCAAACCTTGCCCTCTTCTACTTTGCCCTTGGTAAAACAAGGGTTAAGGAGGGATACATACTCAACGGAACACCGTGGAAAATAGCCTATGTGGGCTTGATAATAGGCATGTTTGGTATGACAGCAGCCCTCACCGTTGCGGGTTTTGCACAGACGATGATAGAAAGGGCCACACTCGGAAGCACATGGGAGGCTTTCATGCAGGCTCAGATGCACCCTTGGATGGAGGAGGCTTTCAGATGGAGGCTCTTCTTCGGTGTTATGTTCTTCCTATCCTATATAATCCTCCTGTATGACCTTCTCACCGCCGGCAGAAGAGTTGAAGCTCTCAGGGAGGCTGAAGTTGCTGGCTGAAACCATCTATAAACTCATGCTTTACGGATTTCTGATGGTCCTCTTTGCGGGGGCCTATGCCATACTTTATGCCATGGGGAGGTTCTCAGGCCTCCCCCTCCTTACGAGAGCTTCTTATTCCTTTGCCCTTCTTCAATTTCTTTCAGGTCTTGGCATGGTCCTGTCACCCTATCTTGACCTTCTGTGGCGTGTCATAATCCTCTTCAGCACATTTGCATACCTCTTCATACCCCCAGTAATGTGGAGGGTGGTGGTAGAGATGCACAAAAGGCATGAGGAATAGGCTAAGCCTTTATCACTTTCACCTTTTCCAGGGTTATTATTCCGTCCTTTACAAGCCTTGCAAGCTCTGGAAGTATCTGGTTAACCTTTTCCTCACAGTCCACTATCTCCACCACTATGGGAAGGTCAGAGGATAGGCTGAAAAACCCTGCCTTGTGAAGGACAGAGGACTTACCGTAGCCCAGAATTCCCCTGAAGACGGTAG
The nucleotide sequence above comes from Aquificaceae bacterium. Encoded proteins:
- a CDS encoding cytochrome c yields the protein MGIGWLEVVVATLLISLVISLVLARGRHWLEPGFWKVAAVITSSVMAITLVLLTFHTVQAISMGSKRVPGPEVINKEIGYVYNADRRAMEPIVGKEVGLFGKVWSPKEAEELITKGKLVIQSRNCMDCHTLLGNGAYYAPDLTKAWLDPKWEKQIMPMVGANSREEAMKVWLMNPDKYPTWVRRMPNLRLTEEEARAVVAYLKWMSAIDTNGFPANFPEVQVSKQ
- a CDS encoding DUF190 domain-containing protein yields the protein MKCEEAFLVRLFFGENDRHEGKPLYRYVVEFCRQRGIAGATVFRGILGYGKSSVLHKAGFFSLSSDLPIVVEIVDCEEKVNQILPELARLVKDGIITLEKVKVIKA
- a CDS encoding cbb3-type cytochrome c oxidase subunit I, which encodes MERLYESQKLALWYFWTAIILFGAQLLFGLLAAIQFINPDFLYGTLNFMTNRMLHINAMVVWLLMGFIAGIYWFLPLETGREVVGIKLGKLAYFAFVGAVAVVVLVYLLKQYGSGDFFTMWFITEGREYIEAPRWADIGIVAVALIVAFNVVGTAVAARRLTGILGVLMVDLAFLFGLYLAGMFFTPNISVDQFWWWWVVHLWVEATWEVLVGVLMGWLLMHLLGTPRKIIEAWLYVEVMLVFGTGILGLGHHYYWIGTPEYWLGIGGFFSSLEPLPLVAMVIHAVYDAGVHKLKTVNRPALFWAFAQAFGNLFGAGVWGFMHTLPQINLFSHGTQLAAAHGHLAFFGAYVSANLALFYFALGKTRVKEGYILNGTPWKIAYVGLIIGMFGMTAALTVAGFAQTMIERATLGSTWEAFMQAQMHPWMEEAFRWRLFFGVMFFLSYIILLYDLLTAGRRVEALREAEVAG